The following coding sequences are from one Methanosarcina sp. WWM596 window:
- a CDS encoding polysaccharide biosynthesis C-terminal domain-containing protein produces MSKYFKCLFAAGLLIAVLVTFASEKIILTFYSPEYRKSVIALQILIWATAITFQSVLISSTRVSSGNQQIISKTAILAAFLNVFLNLVLIPSNSYVGAAVATVLSVLGSIMFGLFWIRKNLLHENSLKVAVSPL; encoded by the coding sequence ATGTCTAAATATTTTAAGTGCCTGTTTGCAGCAGGTCTGCTGATTGCAGTCCTGGTAACCTTTGCTTCAGAGAAAATCATTCTGACCTTCTACAGCCCTGAATATCGGAAATCAGTAATTGCGTTGCAGATCCTTATCTGGGCAACAGCCATCACGTTCCAAAGTGTTCTTATCAGTTCGACACGCGTTTCAAGCGGAAACCAGCAGATAATCTCAAAAACAGCCATCTTAGCAGCATTCTTGAACGTATTTTTAAACCTGGTCCTGATTCCTTCAAATAGCTATGTAGGTGCTGCTGTCGCCACCGTACTTTCAGTATTAGGGTCTATTATGTTCGGGCTTTTCTGGATTCGTAAAAATCTTTTACATGAAAATTCGCTCAAAGTAGCCGTTTCTCCCTTATAG